ATTGCATTATCCTGAGTATTTCATTCTTTGCTTTTTCGGTAACGGTAATTTCAGATTTTATATTTACATCAGACATAAATAACCTCTTAGTTTTTTATTTCTTAAAATGGATCGCCGGGCTCTGCAGTTACAAATTCCGGTTTGTTCACTTTCCAGGCCTGGTGATTAATTTTTATAAATAAGCTTTTATCTTCGTAATACTTTGCCATTTCCTCAGCGAGTTTTTCTGCCATCTGGTAGCTGGCTTTAATTTCTTTCTTTTCGAGAAAGCTTCTGATTCCATATTGAAAATCCCTGAAGAAAAAATTCGAATTGTGAAATACCGGAAATTTAGCTTTCAGGTAATTCAATAATTCTTCGTCATTGTTTTTTAATAATTCAAGATTTTGCTGATATCTATCTGCCATTTTACCCTCGTGTGTTTATAATTTCTTTTTTTATCATTGAGAAAATTAATCAAACTTTTTATTCTTTATATTATCTGGACTAACAATGTCTCGGTAAATACTTTATCGATCTTTCTTTGAACTTCGGCTAATGGATCTTTTATTTTACAGCAGTTAAAATGCTCGCAGTCTGCTGAAGAACTATTTGCCTGCATGCAATCAACAATTTTAAAATCCGTTTCAACTGCGCGGATAATATCTATCAATGAGATTTTATCTGCTTTTCTTGCGAGAGAAAATCCACCGTTCACACCTTTTGCAGAAATTGCAATATCACTCTTCACAAGATTCTGAAGAACCTTAGCGACAAGCTGATAAGATATCTGACAGCTATCAGAAATTTCCTTGGCAGTGGAAAATCCTGCATGATTTTTCAAAGCCATATACCTTGCTGCCATTAGAGCATATTCTGCTTTTTTAGATAATTTTAGCATACATAAAGGACTGAATTAGTCTGATATAAACTAAAGATTACTGGCTTTAAATGCAAGGCGGATATATAGTTGGAGGAAATGATTTCGTATGTCAGGCTGAGTTTGTCGAAGACTGACAAGTAATTTTATCGTCACACTTCGATAAACTCAGTGTGACAGTTACAAGTCATTCTGAGCGAAGCGAAGAATCTAGTTACTCAATTTCGAGATTCTTCATCCCGACTTTGTCGGGATTCAGAATGACACATTCGAAACGAAATGTTACTTCAGTAAGACCATCTTTTTTGTTTCTGAATATGAACCAGCTTTGAGTTGATAAAAATAAATTCCACTCGGTAAGTTTGCTGCGTTGAACTCAACTTCATATTCTCCGGCTGGTTTTTCTTCGTTAACAAGTGTTACAATTTCTCTTCCGAGAATGTCGTAAACTTTCAACGTAACGAACCCCTCCTTCGTCCTCCCCTTTACCAAAGGGGAGGAAACAGGTGGGGTTGGAATTGTAAATTTTATTTTTGTAACCGGATTAAACGGGTTAGGATAATTTTGATGCAATTTTATTTCCATTGGTAGAGCATTATCTTCCAATACAGTCACGGGCGTATTAATTTTAGTGATAAAAATATCTTTACCACCAGCACTAACTAACTGTGTTGTATCAAACATTGCCGAACCTCTAAAATATCCAGTTACATAAATATTTCCATACCCATCTGTTGCAATACTTTGACCCTCATCGAATAAACTTCCGCCTGCTTCTACTACCCAAAAACGATTTCCATCTGTTCCATACTTTGCAATAATAATGTCTGCTGAATTTCCATGAAAACTTCCTGTTATATATGAATTTCCAACTGCATCGGTTGAAATACCCAACCCACCGTAGTCATATTCACTCCCTCCATATTGCTTAGCCCACAGACAATTCCCACTTGAATCATACTTCGCAACAAAAATATCTGTATAACCACTGCTATTTAAATAGTTTGTTCCGAAAACAACAAGACCTGAAAAATGACCAGTCACATATGAATTTCCATACGAATCAGCTGAAATACTATGACCCGAATTATCAAAATTACATAATACGGTTTTAATCCATACAAGGTTTCCAACTGAATTATACTTTGCTACAAAAATGTCGGAATCATAAAATTGAGGTCTCGGGTCTTCTACAAATCTTCCAGTTATAAAAATATTACCATTTAGATCTGCTGAGATACCTTCACCATAATCGTAAATAGCTCCTCCAAATTTTCTAACCCAGATAAAATTGCCGCTTGTATCATACTTTGCCACAAAAACATCATTGGCACCAGAACTAACTAACTGTGTCGTTCCAAACGTGGCCGTTCCTTCAAAGTATCCTGTTATATAGCAATTTCCATTTGCATTAATTGAAATACCTGTACCATAATCGTAGTCATTTCCTCCTGCATTTTTAGCCCATACACAATTTCCACTTGAATCATACTTCGCTATAAAAATATCATTATCACCAAAACTGGTTAACTGAATCGTTCCGAATGTTGCGGTTCCAAAGAAACTTCCGGTTACATAAGAGTTTCCGATTACATCTGTTGAAATACCATATCCATGATCGAAAAAATTTGAGCCCACATTTTTAGCCCATAAACAGTTTCCACTTTCATGGTATTTTGCAATAAAAATATCTTCCCAACCATTGCTTATCAATTGAATCGTTCCAAATGTAGTACCCGTAAAAGATCCGATCACATAAGAGTTTCCATTCGTGTCTATAGAGATGCCTTGACCCGATTCATCTGAACTTCCACCAGCTCTTTGAGTCCAATCAAACGACCACTGTGCAGATATAGTAATAGAAAGAATAAAAACAAGGAGAGATATTTTAAGGGTTCGCATTTTACGCTCCATTAAAAATTTAAGTTATTATAAACTTATAAAATTATTTTGAGAAAGGCGAGAGGAGGAAATTGATAAAATAATTATTTCTGTCACACTTCGACTTCCCTCAGTGTGACGTTAAACAGTCTTTCTGAACGATTAGTGAAGAATCTGAACTAAAAAGCTGGAGATTCTTCAGTCACTGCGTTCCTTCAGAATGACAATGATAACTAAGAAATTAAAATCCTAAAATCGCAGCGGAGTTTTTGGCAAGATCAACAATCGGTGTGAAGTAAACACCGAGTACAAAAACAGGGATTAGTAGCAGAAGAAGAATAATCACATTACCAAAACTAACCTGAATTTTTTCGCGGGAAGATTCAGTTCGTACGAGGTAGAGGTTTTTCAATACACGGACGTAATAGTAATAAGCAACCACTGTATTCAGCAAAGTTATGAATGCAACAACAATCATATCTGCATTTATCAACGCAATGAAAATATACAGTTTTGCAATGAATCCACCTGTAGGAGGCAGTCCTGCTAATGACAATAAGAAAATTGATAATGCAACTCCAAGAAATGCTGTTGATGAACCCATTCCTTTGTAATCATCCATCTCTTCACTGCCGATTTTATTTGCAATCAGCATTACAACAAAGAATGCACCGAGATTCATAAATAAGTAAATAGCAAAGTAGAGCATTACTGCTATCATTCCGTCATTTGATAATATTGCAACAGCAAGCAGCAGGTATCCTGCGTGTGCAATACTTGAATAGGCAAGCATTCGTTTAATATTATCCTGCCAGAGTGCAGCGAAATTTCCGAGTGTCATCGTGAGAATTGAAAGAGCAACGAGTATTCTTTGCCAATCAATAATGTTGAGTAACACCCAGCTTCCATCAACAGAAAGACTCTGGAAGAAAGTAACTTTTATAAATCTGATAAGTAACGCAAATCCTGCAGCTTTACTTGCTACTGAAAGATATGCCGTAATAGCAATCGGAGCTCCTTCATAAACGTCCGGAGTCCAGAAATGGAATGGAGCGATAGAAACTTTATATCCAATTCCGGCAAGAATCATCACACCGGAAAAAATAAAAGTTATTGTGTTAAATTCTGCATTCTGAAGTATGACATTCATTTCATAAATGTTTGTAGTACCGGTCAAACCATACAGAATTGAAATACCGAACAGCATAACACCTGATGCAGTGCTTCCGTAGATAACATATTTAAGAGAAGCTTCGGAACTTCTGTCAACTGTTTTTAAAAATCCCGCTAGTATGTATGAAGAAAGAGAAAGCAATTCAATTGACAGATAGATGAGAATTAAATCCGAAGCTGAAGAAACGAGAAACATTCCCAGAACCATTCCGAGAATTAAAGTATAATATTCACCGTGACGATCTGATGTATTTACAATTTCAGTCGATGCAACTGAAAACAGTATTATAAAAATAGTTGAAAGAATCACAATCATCTTAAAGAACGCAGCGAATGAATCCACTGCAACTAAACCGGCACCATAATTACCAGTTTCAAAAGCGAATGTATTTAATCCAAATTGTTCAACAACAAAGTATGCAGTAATTAGCAGTCCGATTATTGAAATGAAAGGTAGAAGATTTTTTCTCTTATCGAATATCAGGTCGAAGAGAACCACCACCACCAGAAGAATTGATAGAGCTATCTCTGGTTTAATCAGCTGAAGACTTGTTGTAAGGTTTTCGAAATTCAATTTTTATTCTCTATTTATAAACCACTTATTGAACTTTTATCTGCCAATTGCAGAAAAGAATGATTGTGAATCCTGCATAAACTTAACCATCGAATTAACTGAAGCATTCATAATATCCAGCATCGCCGAGGGATAAACACCAAGGAAAATAATTATTAATGTTAACGGAATGAACATCGCATATTCTCTACCGTCAAGATCTTTAAGCTGCATCCACTTTTCTTTTAAAGTCCCAAGATAAACTCTCTGCATTGTCCATAGCATATAGCCTGCTCCTAGAAGAATTCCAAGAGTTGAGATAATAGTTATCAATCTTATTACATCATAACTGAATGCACCAAGGAATACAAAAATTTCTGAAATGAATCCGCTCAATCCCGGTAATCCAATTGCAGCGAAGAAAGCTACTGTAACGAACCCTGTATAAATCGGCATTTGAGTAGCCATTCCGCCAAAGTCATCAAGATTTCTCGTGTGAGTTCTGTCGTAAAGAACGCCAACAATCAAGAAGAGCATTGCTGTTATCGTTCCGTGGTTGAACATTTGAAGTATTGCTCCGGAAATACCCATCGTATTCATTGCAGCCATTCCAAGCAAGCAGTATCCCATGTGTGAAATTGATGAATATGCGATCAGCTTTTTAAAATCTCTTTGAGCCATTGCAGCAAGAGCGCCGTAAATAATGTTTATCATTCCGAATAAACCAATGTACCAGGCAAGCTGCTGAGTCAGTTCTGGGAAGATTGGATAGTTGAATCTCAGTATTCCGTATGTTCCCATCTTCAGTAAAACGCCGGCCAGAATTACGCTTATCGGTGTTGGAGCTTCAACGTGTGCATCAGGCAACCACGTGTGGAAAGGAAACATTGGGATTTTGATTGCGAATCCTGCAAATAATCCAACAAAGGCAATGAATCGCCAGTTGTTTGGATTCAACGGTGATAAAATTCCGTCAGCGGTGTAGTTCGCTGTGTTCATCATTTCAAGAATATTGAACGTAAATACTTTCGAACCATCAGCAAGTGTTTCAGTTGTGCTGAAGTAAAGTCCAATCATCACAAGTAAAATGAAAACACTACCAAATAATGTGTAGAGGAAGAACTTTATTGCTGCATATTCTCTTCTTGGTCCGCCCCAGATTCCGATTAGGAAATACATTGGCAGAAGCATGATTTCCCAGAAGATAAAGAACAGGAAGAAATCAAGAGATACAAACACACCCATCATTCCAGTATCAAGCAGGAGGAATAAAGCAAAATAACCTTTTAACTGACGATCAATTGTCCACGAAGATAAAGTTGCAATGAATGTAACAATTGCAGTTAAAAGAATAAGAGGAGTACTTAAACCATCTGCACCTAAAAAATAATCAATCTTTATTGTTCCAATCCACGGGAAATCTTTTATTTCAATCCATCTGAATTTTTCAACAAACTGAAATGAGTTCGTATCATTTATACCTCCAAGCGAGTAATTGTAATTGCTCATCAGCACTGCAGCAAGAACAACCTGTATTCCTGTCGCAAGCAGGGAAGTGTATTTGATTGCAGTGACATTCTCTTTTTTCAGGAAGAGAATAATCACCATTCCTATTACCGGAATGAATGTTAGAAATGTTAGTATTGGAAAATTCATTTATCTACCCAAGTATTTTCAAAACTTATATTTGATTTAAAATGATTTAAATAAAAACAATAAAATCACGATCGAGAATATTACCATTATGATGTATGTCTGGACCTTACCTGTCTGGAATCTTCTGAAAATCAATCCAATAAATGCGCTGAGATACGCCATAAAGTTTACAAGACCATCAACAACAACGTTGTCAAATTTTCCAGTAAATGTTGAAACAGCTTTTGTTACAGTTGCACTTCCATCAACTATTCCATCAACAATGACACGATCAAACCAGGCAGCAAGCCAGCTCAATCCCAAAGTGCCGGCAACGAATGTTTTATGATAAAGTTCATCGAAGTACCATTTGTTATAAGAGAAATTGTAGAGCGGTTTGAGTTTCTCAGCAACTTTATCAGCACTTATCTTCTTCCATTGGTACATAACAAAGGCAAATAAAATTCCAGTTACCGCTACCAGCAGTGAAAGAATAACAGCAGTTCCGTGCGCACTGTGCAATGCTTCAGTGTAAGTTTCAGAATACATCACATGATGTTCCGCAGATGAATGTTCTGATGCTGCTTCATCAGTTTTCATAAAATCCCATCTTGCATTTTCAGGAGTGTAAATCACCGGATCTTTAATCCATTTGGAATAGAACCAACCAGCATCAGGACTCATCGGATTTGGTGTGTACCAGAAGAACAATGATAAAACAGATAGAACAACGAGAGGCATTGCCATTGCAAATTTTGATTCGTGTGCGTGTTCGTATTTGTGATGATCTCTTGGTTCACCATGAAAAGTAAGAATAACAAGTCTGAACATATAGAATGCAGTCATCAACGCCACTAAGAAACCAACAAAAGCAAACAACCAATGACCAGTCAGACTTCCGAATGCATAAGCACCTGAAAGAATTCCATCTTTACTTAAGAAACCGGAAGTAAGTGGTATTCCTGAAATTGCAATTGATGATAATAAAAATGTAGCATAGGTAATCGGCATCTTCTTTCTTAGTCCACCCATATTCCTGATATCTTGCTCGTGATGCATTGCGTGAATAACAGAACCTGAACCAAGGAATAAACAGGCTTTAAAGAATGCGTGAGTTATGAGATGGAAGAATGCAAATTTATAAGCACCAACTCCCAGCGCCATTATCATATAACCTAATTGCGAAACTGTTGAGTATGCAAGAACTCGTTTAATATCGTTTTGTGTTAGCGCAATTGTAGCCGGAATGAATGCAGATAGCATTCCAATTATAGCAATTACAAGCATTGCATCTGCTGTAAGAATTCCAAAAACCCGAACAACAAGGTAAACACCAGCAGCTACCATCGTTGCAGCATGAATCAATGCGCTGACAGGAGTTGGACCTTCCATTGCATCAGGAAGCCAAACGTGTAGTGGGAATTGAGCAGATTTACCAATTGCACCACAGAAAATTAAAACACCGGTAACTGTCAGCCAGAATTCGCTGTTAAATGGAAGATTTCCTTTTGCAATTTCGCCGAAAATATTTTCAAAAGAAAAAGTGTTGTATGTTACGAAAAGCATAAGCAGACCAGCGAGCATTCCCAGGTCACCAATCCGATTTACGATAAAAGCTTTCTTCCCTGCATCAGAAGCAGATTTCTTTTCATACCAGAATCCAATTAAAAGGTATGAAGAAACGCCAACTAATTCCCAGAAAATGTACATCATTAACATATTGTGGGTGAGTACGATTCCAGACATCGAGAAGGTGAATAAGCCAAGGTAAGCGAAG
This region of bacterium genomic DNA includes:
- the nuoL gene encoding NADH-quinone oxidoreductase subunit L; protein product: MNENFLIQLSVIVLFLPLLGFVVTLLLGKKIPKIFFFEVFVLFTGLVLSSILLIGKLTSFADTRIVSEFKWIDMGNVPVFGSINIYLGMLIDDISALMIVVVYIVSFLVHFFSIDYMKGDIRYNRYFAYLGLFTFSMSGIVLTHNMLMMYIFWELVGVSSYLLIGFWYEKKSASDAGKKAFIVNRIGDLGMLAGLLMLFVTYNTFSFENIFGEIAKGNLPFNSEFWLTVTGVLIFCGAIGKSAQFPLHVWLPDAMEGPTPVSALIHAATMVAAGVYLVVRVFGILTADAMLVIAIIGMLSAFIPATIALTQNDIKRVLAYSTVSQLGYMIMALGVGAYKFAFFHLITHAFFKACLFLGSGSVIHAMHHEQDIRNMGGLRKKMPITYATFLLSSIAISGIPLTSGFLSKDGILSGAYAFGSLTGHWLFAFVGFLVALMTAFYMFRLVILTFHGEPRDHHKYEHAHESKFAMAMPLVVLSVLSLFFWYTPNPMSPDAGWFYSKWIKDPVIYTPENARWDFMKTDEAASEHSSAEHHVMYSETYTEALHSAHGTAVILSLLVAVTGILFAFVMYQWKKISADKVAEKLKPLYNFSYNKWYFDELYHKTFVAGTLGLSWLAAWFDRVIVDGIVDGSATVTKAVSTFTGKFDNVVVDGLVNFMAYLSAFIGLIFRRFQTGKVQTYIIMVIFSIVILLFLFKSF
- a CDS encoding SBBP repeat-containing protein, whose amino-acid sequence is MRTLKISLLVFILSITISAQWSFDWTQRAGGSSDESGQGISIDTNGNSYVIGSFTGTTFGTIQLISNGWEDIFIAKYHESGNCLWAKNVGSNFFDHGYGISTDVIGNSYVTGSFFGTATFGTIQLTSFGDNDIFIAKYDSSGNCVWAKNAGGNDYDYGTGISINANGNCYITGYFEGTATFGTTQLVSSGANDVFVAKYDTSGNFIWVRKFGGAIYDYGEGISADLNGNIFITGRFVEDPRPQFYDSDIFVAKYNSVGNLVWIKTVLCNFDNSGHSISADSYGNSYVTGHFSGLVVFGTNYLNSSGYTDIFVAKYDSSGNCLWAKQYGGSEYDYGGLGISTDAVGNSYITGSFHGNSADIIIAKYGTDGNRFWVVEAGGSLFDEGQSIATDGYGNIYVTGYFRGSAMFDTTQLVSAGGKDIFITKINTPVTVLEDNALPMEIKLHQNYPNPFNPVTKIKFTIPTPPVSSPLVKGRTKEGFVTLKVYDILGREIVTLVNEEKPAGEYEVEFNAANLPSGIYFYQLKAGSYSETKKMVLLK
- a CDS encoding NADH-quinone oxidoreductase subunit M, which encodes MLTFLTFIPVIGMVIILFLKKENVTAIKYTSLLATGIQVVLAAVLMSNYNYSLGGINDTNSFQFVEKFRWIEIKDFPWIGTIKIDYFLGADGLSTPLILLTAIVTFIATLSSWTIDRQLKGYFALFLLLDTGMMGVFVSLDFFLFFIFWEIMLLPMYFLIGIWGGPRREYAAIKFFLYTLFGSVFILLVMIGLYFSTTETLADGSKVFTFNILEMMNTANYTADGILSPLNPNNWRFIAFVGLFAGFAIKIPMFPFHTWLPDAHVEAPTPISVILAGVLLKMGTYGILRFNYPIFPELTQQLAWYIGLFGMINIIYGALAAMAQRDFKKLIAYSSISHMGYCLLGMAAMNTMGISGAILQMFNHGTITAMLFLIVGVLYDRTHTRNLDDFGGMATQMPIYTGFVTVAFFAAIGLPGLSGFISEIFVFLGAFSYDVIRLITIISTLGILLGAGYMLWTMQRVYLGTLKEKWMQLKDLDGREYAMFIPLTLIIIFLGVYPSAMLDIMNASVNSMVKFMQDSQSFFSAIGR
- a CDS encoding Rrf2 family transcriptional regulator, producing MAARYMALKNHAGFSTAKEISDSCQISYQLVAKVLQNLVKSDIAISAKGVNGGFSLARKADKISLIDIIRAVETDFKIVDCMQANSSSADCEHFNCCKIKDPLAEVQRKIDKVFTETLLVQII
- a CDS encoding NADH-quinone oxidoreductase subunit N, whose protein sequence is MNFENLTTSLQLIKPEIALSILLVVVVLFDLIFDKRKNLLPFISIIGLLITAYFVVEQFGLNTFAFETGNYGAGLVAVDSFAAFFKMIVILSTIFIILFSVASTEIVNTSDRHGEYYTLILGMVLGMFLVSSASDLILIYLSIELLSLSSYILAGFLKTVDRSSEASLKYVIYGSTASGVMLFGISILYGLTGTTNIYEMNVILQNAEFNTITFIFSGVMILAGIGYKVSIAPFHFWTPDVYEGAPIAITAYLSVASKAAGFALLIRFIKVTFFQSLSVDGSWVLLNIIDWQRILVALSILTMTLGNFAALWQDNIKRMLAYSSIAHAGYLLLAVAILSNDGMIAVMLYFAIYLFMNLGAFFVVMLIANKIGSEEMDDYKGMGSSTAFLGVALSIFLLSLAGLPPTGGFIAKLYIFIALINADMIVVAFITLLNTVVAYYYYVRVLKNLYLVRTESSREKIQVSFGNVIILLLLLIPVFVLGVYFTPIVDLAKNSAAILGF